A window from Kovacikia minuta CCNUW1 encodes these proteins:
- a CDS encoding transglutaminase family protein yields the protein MGTRLNPAIAFAPVVDTVWKDEGWGMGDEKEVSSLLVTHTPTQNSKLVPHPSSLPMSSPYSEHQWQQINAIAQAVEARLEDLGVGLMMGGEPTFISEDDIESPQWQVQALGADKRQLAGQLLKQLESQFARGCGLLHYGQGKWYPGEVLPRWALGCFWRQDGVPLWRNPDYRAEDGQDYGHTQAEAEIFMRNLVKQLGVSPGGILAAHEPGTGMLAGYTLPLLPVVRHGKLHWSTCRWAFSAHTDEDGGGVPALCLIAGDSPIGYRLPLGTIAETDALESEATLPLAANPTTPAAEPLESPLNSIRVALSVAARRGTVHVFLPPLTSARSFVDLVGAIEDTVATTQIPVVIEGYTPPANGGIIGFQITPDPGVIEANIHPAENWEELVAINSMLYEAARQCRLCTQKFMLDGRCISTGGGAHVTLGGKTTEASPLLRRPDLLRSIITYWQNHPGLSYLFADLFVGPTSQSPRVDEARHESLYELEIAFQVLQPGQEVPPALVDRLLRNLLIDVTGNTHRAEFCIDKLFPIENPRTQLGLLEFRAVAMPPHEQMRLLQLLLIRALVAWFWEKPYTHSLIRWGTSLHDRFLLPHYIGADLRTVLVDLQQAGYTFEFDWFLPFFDFRFPPYGSMTVETNSGLPLQLELRHAIEPWNVLGEEATSSGTARYVDSSMERIQVTLRGAIGNSPNPDGRSSRYQVTCNGYPMPLKSTGIAGEYVGAVRFRARQLGAYLHPAVNPHSPLQFDVADTWTGRSLGGCTYHVNRPDGGFYDKLPATPQEAALRRTERFVPQNVAADEVAKEIPLLPLKLNPEYPLTLDLRRF from the coding sequence GTGGGAACGCGCTTAAACCCGGCGATCGCTTTTGCTCCAGTTGTGGACACAGTTTGGAAGGATGAGGGATGGGGGATGGGGGATGAGAAAGAAGTTAGCTCACTACTCGTTACCCATACCCCAACTCAAAACTCAAAACTCGTCCCTCATCCCTCATCCCTTCCTATGTCCTCTCCCTATTCTGAGCACCAATGGCAGCAAATTAATGCGATCGCCCAAGCTGTTGAAGCTCGGCTAGAGGATTTAGGGGTTGGTTTGATGATGGGAGGGGAGCCAACCTTCATTTCGGAGGATGATATTGAATCGCCCCAGTGGCAGGTGCAGGCGTTGGGAGCGGATAAACGTCAACTGGCAGGGCAGTTGCTCAAGCAGTTGGAATCTCAGTTTGCCAGGGGGTGTGGGCTACTCCATTACGGACAGGGGAAATGGTATCCCGGTGAGGTTTTGCCGCGTTGGGCGTTGGGGTGCTTCTGGCGGCAGGATGGCGTTCCACTCTGGCGCAATCCTGATTACAGGGCAGAGGATGGACAGGATTACGGGCATACCCAGGCGGAAGCAGAGATTTTTATGCGGAATCTGGTCAAGCAGTTAGGTGTCAGCCCAGGGGGCATTCTGGCTGCACACGAACCGGGTACAGGCATGCTTGCCGGGTACACCTTACCACTGCTGCCTGTGGTCAGGCATGGCAAACTGCACTGGAGTACTTGTCGATGGGCTTTTTCCGCACACACCGATGAGGATGGGGGCGGTGTTCCAGCGCTCTGTCTGATTGCGGGAGATTCACCGATCGGCTATCGGTTGCCCCTGGGGACGATCGCTGAGACAGATGCACTGGAATCAGAAGCTACATTGCCGCTGGCTGCTAACCCCACAACCCCTGCTGCCGAACCGCTGGAATCACCCCTCAACTCAATTCGGGTGGCGCTCAGTGTGGCAGCCCGTCGAGGAACGGTGCATGTTTTTCTGCCTCCACTCACCTCCGCCAGAAGCTTTGTGGATTTGGTGGGTGCGATCGAAGACACGGTTGCAACAACCCAGATTCCAGTTGTGATTGAGGGTTACACGCCTCCAGCAAATGGGGGCATTATCGGATTTCAGATTACGCCTGACCCAGGTGTCATTGAGGCAAACATTCACCCTGCGGAGAATTGGGAGGAGTTGGTTGCAATCAACTCAATGCTTTATGAAGCGGCACGCCAGTGTCGTCTTTGTACGCAGAAATTTATGCTGGATGGTCGCTGTATCAGCACAGGTGGGGGTGCCCATGTCACGTTGGGTGGCAAAACAACGGAGGCAAGTCCGCTCCTCCGTCGCCCAGATTTGTTGCGCAGCATCATTACCTACTGGCAAAACCATCCGGGTCTTTCCTATCTATTTGCCGACTTATTTGTTGGTCCCACCAGCCAGTCGCCCCGCGTAGATGAAGCCCGCCACGAAAGCCTGTATGAGTTAGAAATTGCCTTCCAGGTGTTGCAACCGGGTCAGGAGGTGCCCCCCGCCCTGGTCGATCGCCTGTTGCGGAACCTGCTGATTGATGTTACGGGCAACACCCATCGAGCCGAGTTTTGCATTGACAAGTTATTTCCTATAGAAAATCCCCGCACCCAACTGGGGCTACTGGAATTTCGGGCGGTTGCGATGCCGCCCCACGAGCAGATGCGGTTGCTCCAACTGCTGCTGATCCGGGCACTGGTTGCCTGGTTTTGGGAAAAACCATATACGCACAGTCTGATTCGTTGGGGAACCAGTCTCCACGATCGCTTCCTGTTGCCCCATTACATTGGCGCAGACTTAAGGACAGTTCTGGTTGACTTGCAGCAGGCAGGTTATACCTTTGAGTTCGATTGGTTTCTGCCATTCTTTGACTTTCGGTTTCCCCCCTATGGCAGCATGACCGTGGAAACGAATAGTGGCTTACCGTTGCAGTTAGAACTGCGGCACGCGATCGAACCCTGGAATGTATTAGGCGAAGAAGCGACAAGCTCCGGCACTGCCCGCTATGTGGATTCCTCAATGGAACGGATTCAGGTAACGCTGCGGGGAGCAATTGGCAACTCTCCCAACCCGGATGGTCGTTCCTCCCGCTACCAGGTCACCTGCAATGGTTACCCTATGCCGCTTAAGTCAACCGGAATTGCCGGGGAGTACGTGGGGGCTGTGCGCTTCCGAGCCAGACAATTAGGTGCCTATCTCCATCCTGCGGTGAATCCCCACAGCCCCCTCCAATTTGACGTGGCAGATACCTGGACGGGGCGATCGCTGGGAGGATGTACTTACCACGTCAACCGTCCCGATGGCGGCTTCTACGACAAACTTCCCGCCACACCTCAGGAAGCGGCGCTGCGCAGAACAGAGCGGTTCGTCCCCCAGAATGTTGCCGCAGACGAGGTAGCGAAAGAGATTCCCCTGTTGCCCCTAAAGTTAAACCCGGAATATCCGTTAACATTGGATCTGCGCCGATTTTAA
- a CDS encoding serine/threonine-protein kinase, whose protein sequence is MNAIPYVSISYCFNPGCLEPRNQEAELFCHACGADLRLQERYRGLGVLGQGGFGRTFWAIEHSQTPPIRCVIKQFWSESSAFQQTKSLFQQEVQRLSELGHHPQIPALFDSFEQNGLLYLVQEYIEGENLATALASRGKFSIAEIWQILESLLPVLQFIHSRGVIHRDIKPENVIRGQGKGVRGQVSGVRNEKADSCGLMADSCLFLVDFGAAKLLTETPLGQTGTVIGSPEYAAPEQVKGKAVLASDLYSLGVTCIHLLTGIRPFDLFDFSTNQWIWRNCWLTGAAHFTDDALRLAEVLDRLIEPALSQRFASAASAIAHIQRIRGKRIVMPAPPPPPPLWECYATLIGHRGLFARVNAIAINSEAQLIASASDDKTVRVWDIQTGTEQFVLQGHSQFVKSVASHPQIPTLLASGGSDRLIKLWDLQEQREIRTLVGHKHTINALAFSPDGTLLASGSSDKTINLWNPSTDDLITTLSGHTLAVNALAFTPSVQVKPQTSNLKPQTSLPHTPHPTPHTPLLASASTDSRIQIWDLSTFQSICTLSGHTAAVRAIAFSPDGNLLATAGEDRTIRLWDTTTWECMRTLSGHPWSISALTFSPAEDVLISGSWDKTVKLWDVGTGKEMTALVNHTDSVSCVAIAPDGTVIASGSQDKTIKLWRKAKG, encoded by the coding sequence ATGAACGCTATCCCCTATGTCTCAATCTCCTATTGCTTCAATCCCGGTTGTCTAGAACCCCGTAATCAGGAAGCTGAGTTATTCTGTCATGCCTGTGGGGCTGACTTACGCTTGCAGGAGCGCTACCGGGGGCTTGGGGTTTTGGGGCAGGGAGGATTTGGCAGAACCTTTTGGGCGATCGAACACTCCCAGACGCCGCCCATCCGCTGTGTAATCAAGCAATTCTGGAGTGAAAGCTCTGCCTTCCAACAGACAAAATCACTGTTTCAACAGGAAGTCCAACGGTTAAGCGAATTAGGACATCATCCTCAAATCCCAGCTTTATTCGATAGTTTTGAGCAGAATGGGCTACTCTATCTTGTTCAGGAATATATCGAAGGGGAAAATTTAGCCACGGCTTTAGCCAGCAGGGGTAAGTTCAGCATTGCAGAAATTTGGCAGATTTTAGAAAGTTTGTTGCCCGTTCTTCAATTCATCCATTCCCGTGGCGTAATTCATCGAGATATCAAACCGGAAAATGTGATTAGGGGACAGGGGAAAGGTGTCAGGGGACAGGTGTCAGGGGTGAGGAATGAGAAAGCGGATAGCTGTGGGCTGATGGCTGATAGTTGTCTGTTTCTGGTTGATTTTGGGGCAGCGAAGTTGTTGACAGAAACCCCGCTGGGGCAAACAGGAACCGTGATTGGTAGCCCTGAATATGCTGCCCCAGAGCAGGTGAAGGGCAAGGCTGTACTAGCCAGTGACCTCTATAGTTTGGGCGTCACTTGCATTCATTTATTGACTGGAATTCGTCCCTTTGACCTGTTTGATTTTTCAACCAATCAATGGATCTGGCGCAATTGCTGGTTAACGGGTGCGGCTCATTTTACGGATGATGCTTTGCGATTAGCCGAGGTGCTCGATCGCCTCATAGAACCCGCCCTCAGCCAGCGATTTGCGTCAGCGGCAAGCGCGATCGCGCATATCCAAAGAATCCGAGGTAAGAGAATTGTGATGCCAGCGCCGCCCCCACCTCCCCCTCTGTGGGAATGCTACGCGACTTTGATTGGGCATCGGGGGTTGTTTGCCAGGGTGAATGCGATCGCAATCAATTCTGAAGCGCAACTGATTGCCAGCGCCAGTGATGATAAGACCGTTCGGGTCTGGGACATTCAAACTGGAACAGAACAATTTGTCCTGCAAGGGCATTCCCAGTTTGTCAAATCTGTTGCCTCCCATCCCCAAATTCCAACTCTGCTGGCAAGTGGGGGGAGCGATCGCCTGATCAAACTCTGGGATCTTCAGGAACAACGGGAAATCCGCACTTTAGTTGGACACAAGCACACCATCAATGCCCTCGCCTTCAGCCCTGACGGAACCCTCCTCGCCAGCGGCAGTTCCGACAAAACCATCAACCTCTGGAACCCCTCCACAGACGACCTGATCACCACCCTCAGCGGACACACTCTAGCAGTCAATGCCCTCGCCTTTACTCCCTCCGTTCAAGTCAAACCTCAAACCTCAAACCTCAAACCTCAAACCTCCCTTCCCCACACCCCACACCCCACACCCCACACCCCGCTCCTTGCCAGTGCCAGCACCGATTCCCGCATCCAGATTTGGGATTTATCCACGTTTCAGTCAATTTGTACCCTCTCAGGACATACGGCGGCAGTTAGAGCGATCGCCTTTAGTCCGGATGGCAACCTTCTGGCAACGGCAGGCGAAGATCGCACCATTCGCCTATGGGACACGACTACTTGGGAATGCATGCGTACCCTCTCAGGACATCCCTGGTCAATCTCTGCGCTCACCTTTTCCCCTGCTGAGGATGTATTAATCAGCGGCAGTTGGGACAAAACGGTGAAGTTATGGGATGTTGGAACCGGGAAAGAAATGACCGCACTGGTGAATCACACGGATTCGGTCAGTTGTGTCGCGATCGCCCCTGATGGCACGGTCATTGCCAGTGGCAGTCAGGATAAAACCATTAAACTATGGAGAAAGGCTAAAGGTTAA
- a CDS encoding zinc ribbon domain-containing protein, translating to MKITTAQGETLIQIQGSSMGVTGGMSTDRLQQMQLQPTDSNSGPSMKPMEPMKPMEPMKPMQMGDMQMGMNPMQMRMGNMEMRMGASTSASTSATSSTSPSAAKRFCSQCGNALKPGDRFCSSCGHSLEG from the coding sequence TTGAAGATTACCACTGCCCAGGGCGAAACCCTGATTCAGATTCAGGGGAGTAGCATGGGTGTGACGGGTGGCATGTCTACTGACAGGTTGCAGCAGATGCAACTGCAACCAACAGACAGCAATTCAGGGCCATCGATGAAACCGATGGAACCGATGAAACCGATGGAGCCGATGAAACCGATGCAAATGGGTGACATGCAGATGGGCATGAATCCAATGCAAATGCGGATGGGCAATATGGAAATGCGCATGGGTGCTTCAACTTCAGCGTCTACATCGGCTACCAGTTCAACCTCCCCATCGGCGGCTAAACGGTTTTGCAGCCAATGTGGGAACGCGCTTAAACCCGGCGATCGCTTTTGCTCCAGTTGTGGACACAGTTTGGAAGGATGA